In Paenibacillus guangzhouensis, a single window of DNA contains:
- a CDS encoding aminopeptidase P family protein has product MIIRDRVSMLRQLMKENQMDAYIIPSFDAHQSEYVAEHWKGRQWISGFTGSAGTVVITLEDAGLWTDGRYYIQAEQQLEGSGIRLFRMMDPGVPFYTKWLADVLQEGSIVGFDGNVFSTNMVKKMEKDLKAKRIELKMNQDFIGDLWEDRPEIPKGSIFTHDVNYAGKSRVEKLNEVREEMKNIGANYYILTSLDDIAWLLNIRGSDVPNNPVVIANVIVAEHKCYLFIDSSKVPFLVRAELEAEGVELKANHEIQTFLGNLSSGDTIILDSNKTNISLYHAINSNTKKIEIPDITTNLKAIKNEVEINNLKWCEIKDGLAMVKFIKWLKNVVDKEEITEITAEERLEDFRRGQEGYVGPSFDTIAGYKEHAAMMHYKANKETQYTLKNEGLFLIDSGGQYYDGTTDITRTIVLGKLTDEQKRDFTLVLKGFIALSSVKYLYGATGSNLDVLARQPIWQYGLDYKCGTGHGVGFFLNVHEGPQSIRNNNNNVILEKGMIITNEPGIYLEGKYGIRIENMMLVAQDEKTEFGQFMKFEAITYCPIDLAGIHIDMLTESEKQWLNNYHQEVYTKLAPYLNEEESVWLREETREI; this is encoded by the coding sequence ATGATTATCAGGGATAGGGTTTCAATGTTAAGGCAGCTCATGAAAGAAAATCAAATGGATGCTTATATTATTCCCAGTTTTGATGCACATCAGAGTGAATATGTAGCAGAACATTGGAAGGGTAGACAATGGATATCAGGGTTCACAGGGTCTGCAGGTACAGTCGTTATTACATTAGAGGATGCTGGGTTATGGACAGACGGCAGATACTATATTCAAGCTGAACAGCAGCTTGAGGGATCAGGAATCAGATTATTTAGAATGATGGATCCCGGGGTACCCTTTTATACAAAATGGCTAGCAGATGTTCTTCAAGAAGGAAGCATTGTGGGCTTTGATGGAAATGTTTTTTCAACGAATATGGTTAAAAAGATGGAGAAAGATCTAAAAGCAAAGAGAATCGAATTAAAAATGAATCAAGACTTCATTGGTGATCTGTGGGAAGATAGACCGGAGATTCCTAAAGGATCAATTTTTACTCATGACGTAAACTATGCAGGCAAATCGAGAGTAGAAAAATTAAATGAAGTAAGAGAAGAAATGAAAAATATCGGAGCAAATTATTATATTTTAACTTCTCTTGATGACATTGCATGGCTATTGAATATAAGAGGGTCCGATGTGCCTAACAATCCAGTTGTAATAGCAAATGTTATCGTTGCAGAACATAAATGTTATTTATTTATTGATTCTAGCAAGGTTCCCTTTTTGGTTAGAGCAGAGCTGGAGGCTGAAGGAGTCGAGTTAAAAGCGAATCATGAAATTCAAACATTCTTGGGAAATCTTTCAAGCGGAGATACGATTATTTTAGATTCGAATAAAACAAATATCAGTTTATATCATGCCATAAACAGTAATACAAAGAAAATTGAAATTCCTGACATCACGACGAATTTAAAAGCGATTAAAAATGAAGTTGAGATAAACAACTTAAAATGGTGTGAAATAAAAGATGGTTTAGCCATGGTGAAATTTATAAAATGGCTAAAAAACGTTGTAGATAAAGAAGAAATTACAGAGATTACTGCAGAAGAAAGATTAGAAGATTTCAGAAGGGGACAGGAAGGATACGTTGGGCCTAGCTTTGATACGATAGCAGGTTATAAAGAACATGCTGCGATGATGCATTATAAAGCCAATAAAGAAACGCAATATACGCTTAAGAATGAAGGTCTTTTTTTAATTGATTCAGGCGGACAATATTATGATGGAACAACTGATATTACACGCACGATTGTTTTAGGAAAACTTACCGATGAACAAAAAAGAGATTTTACTTTGGTGTTAAAAGGATTTATTGCATTAAGCTCAGTCAAATATTTATACGGAGCAACAGGCTCTAACTTAGACGTTTTGGCAAGACAACCCATTTGGCAGTATGGTCTGGACTATAAATGCGGGACAGGACATGGGGTAGGTTTTTTCTTGAATGTTCATGAAGGCCCACAAAGCATAAGAAATAATAATAATAATGTTATATTAGAAAAAGGCATGATTATTACGAATGAACCGGGAATATACCTCGAAGGTAAATACGGAATTCGAATTGAAAATATGATGTTAGTCGCCCAAGACGAGAAAACAGAGTTTGGTCAATTTATGAAGTTTGAAGCAATTACATATTGCCCTATTGATTTAGCTGGTATCCATATAGATATGTTAACAGAGAGTGAAAAGCAATGGTTAAACAATTATCATCAAGAGGTATACACGAAGCTAGCTCCTTATTTAAATGAAGAAGAGAGCGTATGGCTAAGGGAAGAAACTAGGGAAATATAA
- a CDS encoding MBL fold metallo-hydrolase, protein MIPVFGGNPSNAQKEQYSRFDNYVNGKFVNQVPTSLAMSASDYFSMIKDSISRAPDRKPSGKLPVTKLDWNKIKSKEDSLTWFGHSSFLLSIDNKKLFVDPMLGPVASPVSFAGSKRYSEDMLYIVDELPPIDAVFITHDHYDHLDYPSIRKLKDKVRHFFVPYGVSAHLLRWGVAKENITELNWWDETEFQGLTVVLTPSKHFSGRGLFNRDTTLWGGWVILGKKTRFFTSGDGGYDTHFIDIGKKYGPFDLALIEGGQYDRRWSWVHMTPEEAVKAHKDVNGKNMMLIHWGAFTLAYHGWTEPIRRAIIEAKKANVNLVAPQIGDTVALNGEMNVPALPWWNKLVNQG, encoded by the coding sequence ATGATTCCAGTATTCGGTGGCAACCCAAGTAACGCCCAAAAAGAACAATATAGCAGGTTTGATAACTATGTAAACGGGAAGTTTGTTAATCAGGTGCCAACCAGTCTAGCCATGAGCGCATCTGATTATTTCTCAATGATAAAGGATTCGATTTCAAGGGCTCCAGACCGCAAGCCTTCCGGTAAACTTCCTGTTACGAAATTGGACTGGAACAAGATCAAAAGTAAAGAAGATAGCTTAACTTGGTTTGGGCACTCTTCTTTCTTACTCAGTATCGATAATAAAAAGCTATTTGTAGACCCGATGCTTGGACCTGTGGCTTCACCTGTTTCTTTTGCAGGAAGCAAACGCTACAGCGAAGATATGCTGTATATTGTTGATGAATTACCGCCAATCGATGCGGTTTTTATTACCCATGATCACTACGACCACTTAGATTATCCCTCGATACGTAAGCTTAAGGACAAGGTCAGACATTTTTTTGTTCCTTATGGTGTAAGTGCTCACTTGCTCCGATGGGGCGTTGCAAAAGAAAACATTACTGAACTGAATTGGTGGGACGAAACGGAGTTCCAAGGTTTAACCGTTGTATTAACTCCTTCTAAACACTTCTCTGGAAGAGGGCTTTTTAATCGGGATACGACTTTATGGGGTGGATGGGTCATTCTCGGTAAGAAAACCCGTTTCTTTACCAGTGGTGATGGTGGCTACGATACGCATTTTATAGATATCGGGAAAAAGTATGGACCATTTGATCTAGCATTAATTGAAGGTGGGCAGTATGACAGGCGCTGGTCTTGGGTCCATATGACTCCTGAAGAAGCTGTGAAGGCTCATAAGGATGTAAATGGGAAAAATATGATGTTAATTCATTGGGGAGCCTTTACCCTTGCTTATCATGGTTGGACGGAACCGATCCGACGAGCCATAATCGAAGCAAAGAAAGCAAATGTGAACCTCGTTGCTCCTCAAATTGGTGATACCGTTGCTTTGAATGGGGAGATGAATGTTCCTGCTCTGCCATGGTGGAATAAACTCGTGAATCAAGGATAG
- a CDS encoding sensor domain-containing diguanylate cyclase, with product MFGNRHLKVIMEIQQQMLLSNFDLKLFMQTICDRMCLLTDADGSTIEMLAGDEMVYAAVSGTLQPHLGIRINKSGSLSGLCVTEKEILYSPDTQQDDRVNKEATMKVGARSMVCVPLFESSNAVGVLKVISDRPDAFSSRDIETLQLLSLALGSELGKQINYDDKIRILNDYEQLLVQLRAEIERREKLESELIQLTERDILTGLLNRRGFSDRIQGWMNRASREEDLFGVFYLDLNKFKQCNDTYGHEVGDLVLVEFANRIKNAVCESDLIARVGGDEFVVAAWLQNDYDGLVQVAKRLIEQLELPMRIKELQLPMSTSVGCTLWTDGKTELDLIRAADQSMYLAKSNGTNRIAVNGELLEEGNVKAI from the coding sequence ATGTTTGGGAACCGTCACCTTAAAGTCATCATGGAAATCCAACAGCAGATGCTGTTATCTAACTTTGATTTGAAACTGTTTATGCAGACGATCTGCGATCGGATGTGCTTATTAACCGATGCCGACGGTTCTACCATCGAGATGCTGGCAGGCGATGAAATGGTTTATGCCGCCGTCAGCGGCACCTTGCAGCCTCATCTCGGCATTCGAATAAATAAGAGCGGCAGTCTGTCGGGTCTATGCGTGACAGAGAAGGAAATCTTGTATTCGCCAGATACACAGCAGGACGATCGCGTCAACAAGGAAGCGACGATGAAAGTCGGCGCGCGGAGCATGGTCTGCGTTCCTCTGTTCGAATCTAGCAACGCCGTCGGCGTGTTGAAAGTCATCTCCGACCGCCCCGATGCTTTCTCCAGCCGCGATATCGAGACATTGCAGTTGTTATCGCTCGCCCTGGGCTCGGAGCTGGGCAAGCAAATCAACTACGACGACAAAATTCGAATTCTGAACGATTATGAGCAATTATTAGTTCAATTAAGAGCCGAAATTGAAAGACGCGAAAAACTAGAGAGCGAGCTCATTCAATTGACAGAGCGCGACATTCTGACGGGATTGCTGAATCGTAGAGGTTTTAGCGATCGAATTCAAGGCTGGATGAATCGGGCCAGTCGAGAGGAAGACTTATTCGGGGTGTTCTACCTCGATTTGAATAAGTTCAAGCAATGCAACGATACTTACGGACATGAAGTCGGCGATCTCGTGCTTGTAGAATTTGCGAATCGCATTAAGAATGCGGTTTGCGAATCTGATCTGATCGCACGCGTCGGCGGCGATGAGTTCGTGGTAGCGGCATGGCTGCAGAACGACTACGACGGCCTGGTGCAGGTTGCCAAGCGTTTGATCGAGCAACTAGAGTTGCCAATGCGGATTAAGGAGCTACAGCTGCCGATGTCTACCAGCGTCGGCTGTACACTATGGACAGATGGTAAGACGGAGCTCGACCTCATTCGCGCGGCGGACCAATCGATGTATCTCGCCAAGTCCAATGGCACCAATCGGATTGCGGTTAACGGGGAGCTCTTAGAGGAAGGAAATGTGAAAGCAATATGA
- a CDS encoding helix-turn-helix domain-containing protein, whose amino-acid sequence MTKAIQPYQLLSELLSRIEENVSGTSETEYLNDLPVSTVHLRRLFKFAFGVPLQSYIRSRKLAVSLENLMQTDKRVLDIAIECGYEHEQTYIRAFKREYGITPGECRESGRNIHVTPPLHLFPQNDVCGNMVYGSELVMIPAFHVIGRRYQIEIAEAPTQAPEAAKQFWWDKRHHVPNPVEPHIYYGLTRTPDSSLRWTYYLPSMRVTDLNNIPDGLTGDTVPATMCVGFRYIGKHHYEEISELRAEALYTAIDRLAKEHNGRYELLDSEFFFEKIDTDAYDGEYCQMEWFAPIRVKNS is encoded by the coding sequence GTGACTAAGGCTATACAACCATATCAACTTCTATCTGAACTCCTATCTCGAATAGAAGAAAATGTCTCTGGTACAAGCGAGACAGAATATCTGAACGATCTCCCAGTCTCTACGGTTCATTTACGTCGGCTTTTCAAGTTCGCTTTCGGCGTGCCGCTACAAAGCTATATCCGCTCTCGAAAGCTAGCCGTCAGCCTGGAGAATCTAATGCAAACCGATAAGCGGGTCCTCGACATTGCCATCGAATGCGGGTATGAACATGAACAAACCTACATACGCGCGTTTAAACGCGAATATGGGATAACGCCTGGCGAATGCAGGGAATCCGGCCGGAACATTCACGTAACGCCTCCTCTGCATCTATTTCCTCAGAACGATGTTTGCGGAAATATGGTATACGGGTCGGAGCTGGTCATGATTCCAGCCTTTCATGTCATCGGGCGAAGGTATCAAATTGAGATCGCGGAAGCGCCGACCCAAGCGCCCGAAGCGGCCAAACAGTTCTGGTGGGACAAGCGGCACCATGTGCCTAATCCGGTGGAACCCCATATCTATTACGGTCTAACGAGGACACCTGATTCATCGCTTCGTTGGACGTATTATCTGCCGTCTATGCGTGTAACGGATCTGAACAATATTCCTGACGGCTTGACAGGCGATACCGTTCCAGCTACTATGTGCGTCGGATTTCGGTATATTGGGAAGCATCATTACGAGGAGATTAGCGAACTACGCGCAGAGGCGCTGTATACTGCCATTGACAGGCTTGCCAAGGAGCACAACGGGAGATATGAGCTTCTGGATAGCGAATTCTTCTTCGAAAAAATTGATACGGATGCATATGATGGGGAGTATTGCCAAATGGAATGGTTTGCGCCCATCCGAGTGAAAAACAGCTAA
- a CDS encoding phosphotransferase enzyme family protein, with amino-acid sequence MGDTYLLTVVSELFGLEGYEIQRIPAHDGGRNVVYTCEKEGEGAKILRIAFLPDRSREDFLGEVEFVQYLFEHGGSVSNVIGSRNGNLLEEITYNHHTFFVCLFEKAKGKMLVENNYRYREGVPITEYYFNCGKTLGKLHHISKGYTPVQRRNSFFDKYNAEYIDKLIPGSLSLLKEKMVELLDTLQGLDRDQETFGMIHFDYNDGNYSIDFDTGHITVYDFDNSCYCWYMFDLASLWSSGVGWIQFEPDAGKRKKFMDDYFTTALEGYRSETRIEDSMLEKLPLFIQVNLMENILGRFEDMGNNWEEPECYEELSYLIKCLEDDIPYKGFFHDIYSCEEPFAYEERNI; translated from the coding sequence ATCGGAGATACCTATTTACTTACAGTCGTATCAGAGTTATTCGGATTAGAAGGCTATGAAATCCAGCGGATTCCGGCACATGATGGAGGGCGAAATGTCGTTTATACCTGTGAAAAAGAGGGCGAGGGCGCTAAAATACTCCGAATCGCTTTCTTACCAGACAGGAGCCGAGAAGATTTCCTAGGCGAAGTGGAATTTGTTCAGTATCTATTTGAGCATGGAGGCAGTGTCTCAAATGTAATCGGCTCCCGGAATGGGAATCTGCTGGAGGAGATCACCTACAATCACCACACCTTTTTTGTCTGCCTGTTCGAAAAGGCTAAGGGAAAAATGCTTGTAGAAAATAATTATCGGTACCGGGAAGGGGTTCCTATTACCGAATATTATTTTAACTGCGGCAAAACCCTGGGGAAACTTCACCATATATCGAAAGGATATACGCCTGTCCAGCGCCGGAATAGCTTTTTTGACAAATACAATGCCGAATATATCGATAAACTGATACCGGGTTCCTTATCTCTGCTTAAGGAGAAGATGGTAGAGCTCCTTGATACTTTACAAGGATTGGATAGGGACCAGGAGACTTTTGGTATGATCCATTTTGATTACAACGATGGGAATTATTCGATAGATTTTGATACCGGACATATAACTGTATATGATTTCGATAATTCTTGTTACTGTTGGTATATGTTTGACTTGGCCAGTCTCTGGTCAAGCGGAGTGGGTTGGATACAATTTGAACCTGATGCCGGCAAACGCAAAAAGTTTATGGATGATTATTTTACAACAGCCCTCGAGGGATACAGATCTGAGACCAGGATCGAAGATTCGATGCTCGAAAAATTGCCCTTATTTATCCAAGTGAATCTTATGGAAAATATATTAGGCAGATTCGAGGATATGGGCAACAATTGGGAAGAGCCTGAGTGTTACGAGGAACTGTCGTATCTCATAAAATGTTTGGAAGACGATATCCCGTATAAGGGCTTTTTCCATGACATTTACTCTTGTGAAGAACCCTTTGCGTATGAGGAACGGAATATCTAG
- a CDS encoding purine-cytosine permease family protein gives MSTENVDKKLLDPEFEHAPVPQEYRKKLSSVAAVWFGFPMVLTSAVIGGLITAQLGFKAGALAMLLGNLLLFVMVGLLSYDAGRSGMNFSLTAQKTFGRSGYYIISGLLSTVVIGWFALQVGLTGSTMHGSFGASLLLMTIIGGVLYVAITYVGIKALSILGWIAAPFYIIIAIIVIAMAVKNGRSDILNYHPQVTGAMSFGAAVTLVFAGFADSGTMTADFTRWAKNGREGALSVIFAFPIGNFIAELVGGIVVATGVIPNATSTGGDFMSVLAGHGPLLTILSILFVFINLGSVGTHCLYNGAVGWSHMTGKKMRTITLIIGVVGLIAAISGIYNHFFDWLVLLGVIIPPIGSIIIMDRLVLRKNNSADLVSWRPLAFIVWILSAAISLVVNFYAPELSVAVVGLVTSAIFYAIGSMMVKGNARTVKNTM, from the coding sequence ATGTCAACCGAAAATGTTGATAAAAAACTACTAGATCCGGAATTCGAACACGCACCTGTTCCTCAAGAGTATCGAAAAAAATTATCCTCTGTCGCAGCGGTCTGGTTTGGTTTCCCAATGGTTCTAACCAGTGCTGTCATTGGTGGACTGATTACAGCACAGCTTGGATTTAAAGCCGGTGCATTAGCCATGCTCCTTGGCAACCTGCTTCTGTTCGTCATGGTTGGTCTGCTAAGCTATGATGCTGGTCGTTCTGGGATGAACTTCTCGCTGACAGCGCAAAAAACCTTTGGACGCTCCGGTTATTATATCATTTCCGGTTTACTGTCTACGGTCGTTATTGGGTGGTTCGCCCTTCAAGTAGGCCTTACCGGTTCCACCATGCATGGATCATTTGGCGCCAGCCTTTTATTAATGACGATTATCGGCGGAGTCCTCTATGTCGCTATTACGTATGTTGGAATCAAAGCGTTGTCCATCCTTGGCTGGATTGCTGCACCTTTCTACATTATTATTGCGATCATTGTCATTGCTATGGCTGTAAAAAACGGTCGATCTGATATTTTGAATTACCATCCGCAAGTCACCGGCGCGATGTCTTTTGGAGCTGCTGTTACCTTAGTATTCGCTGGATTTGCCGATTCAGGCACCATGACAGCGGATTTCACACGTTGGGCAAAAAACGGCCGCGAAGGTGCTCTATCCGTCATTTTCGCTTTTCCCATCGGGAACTTCATTGCGGAGCTTGTTGGGGGGATTGTTGTAGCAACGGGAGTTATTCCTAATGCGACTTCTACTGGCGGCGACTTTATGTCTGTATTAGCGGGGCATGGTCCACTGCTCACGATCTTATCCATTCTGTTCGTATTTATCAATTTAGGTTCTGTAGGTACACACTGCTTGTATAATGGCGCTGTAGGCTGGTCACATATGACCGGTAAAAAAATGAGAACCATCACGCTTATTATTGGTGTCGTTGGACTTATCGCTGCGATATCCGGTATCTATAATCACTTTTTCGACTGGCTTGTTCTTCTAGGGGTCATTATTCCGCCAATTGGCTCGATTATCATTATGGACCGTTTGGTTTTACGCAAAAATAATTCTGCTGATCTAGTATCCTGGAGACCACTGGCATTTATCGTGTGGATCTTATCTGCAGCAATCTCATTAGTTGTAAACTTCTACGCACCGGAGCTATCCGTGGCTGTCGTTGGCCTTGTTACTTCTGCTATTTTCTATGCGATTGGCAGCATGATGGTCAAAGGAAATGCTCGGACGGTCAAGAATACCATGTAA
- a CDS encoding thioredoxin family protein — protein MREFEQLTSIASANEFIQRHKLSFLFIFGTDCSVCHALQPQVLRLMMKYPEIALGAIDAQEVKEVAGRFSIFTIPVLLLFVDGKEYIREARIVHLDLFDEKIRKIYDFVTG, from the coding sequence ATGAGAGAATTCGAACAACTAACAAGCATTGCGTCAGCGAATGAATTTATCCAGCGCCATAAACTATCGTTTCTCTTTATTTTCGGCACCGATTGTAGTGTCTGTCATGCATTACAGCCACAGGTCCTGAGATTAATGATGAAATACCCCGAAATCGCACTGGGGGCTATCGATGCGCAAGAAGTAAAAGAAGTCGCCGGGAGGTTCTCTATTTTCACGATTCCTGTCCTATTGCTCTTTGTGGATGGCAAAGAATATATACGAGAAGCGCGAATCGTGCATCTGGATCTGTTTGACGAAAAAATCCGCAAGATCTATGATTTCGTGACGGGATAA
- a CDS encoding ABC transporter ATP-binding protein translates to MLALDIRNLNKKYPNFQLKDVSFQLEKGYIMGFIGANGAGKTTTIRSILNMIHIDSGEVCILGKNIAEHEIELKQEIGYAFGGVDFYTRSKIKTLTDVIQKFYKNWDDETYRKYLRRFKLDENKKIAELSTGMKVKYSLALALSHGAKLLILDEPTSGLDPVARDDLLDIFQELVLDGEISILFSTHITSDLEKVADYITFIENGQIIASSEKHDFMESYRLLSGSQSQLDQVKEQMISYKINSFGFTGLIHAKDFDPSSNIKATTPSLEEIMIYFAKKEDLHV, encoded by the coding sequence ATGCTGGCATTAGACATTCGAAACTTAAATAAGAAATACCCTAACTTTCAGTTGAAAGACGTATCGTTTCAACTGGAGAAGGGCTACATTATGGGGTTTATCGGTGCCAATGGCGCAGGGAAAACAACAACGATCAGATCAATCTTGAATATGATTCATATCGATAGCGGCGAGGTATGCATTTTGGGCAAGAACATTGCCGAGCACGAAATCGAATTAAAGCAAGAAATCGGATACGCCTTCGGTGGTGTCGACTTCTATACGCGCAGCAAGATCAAGACGTTGACCGATGTCATACAGAAATTCTACAAGAATTGGGATGATGAAACCTATCGTAAATATCTTAGACGATTCAAATTGGATGAAAACAAAAAAATCGCAGAATTGTCTACGGGCATGAAAGTAAAGTACAGCTTGGCCCTTGCTTTGTCCCATGGCGCGAAGCTTCTTATCCTGGATGAACCGACAAGCGGGCTCGATCCGGTCGCAAGAGACGATCTGTTAGATATTTTTCAGGAGCTCGTCCTTGATGGAGAGATCAGCATTCTATTCTCAACGCATATAACGTCCGATTTGGAAAAAGTCGCCGATTATATTACCTTCATTGAAAACGGGCAAATTATCGCCAGCTCTGAGAAACACGATTTTATGGAGTCGTATCGTTTACTTAGTGGCAGCCAGAGCCAGTTAGACCAAGTGAAGGAACAGATGATTTCCTACAAAATCAATTCATTCGGCTTTACAGGATTGATCCACGCCAAAGACTTCGATCCATCTTCCAACATCAAAGCCACCACGCCGAGTCTCGAGGAGATCATGATTTATTTCGCGAAAAAGGAGGATTTGCATGTATAA
- a CDS encoding ABC-2 transporter permease, with product MYNLVMKDLKLGINPWFLVFPFVINALMLVPGWIYFIVPLYFCWITIPNMFGGFRTQNDLMFTTMMPVSKKDIVKARVTVIVIMELLYLVIAMIYGMITLRLYPHLTYYFYAPHMGFWGLCFVMIAIFNIVFISMYYKTAYKYGGATATSITAAMLFAGVAQWVGIQSPQVYDIFNGSGADSTVLQLSILIAGIVVFIAFTMIAYRIAVKRFLKVEIL from the coding sequence ATGTATAATTTGGTGATGAAGGATTTAAAACTAGGAATTAATCCTTGGTTTCTCGTATTTCCTTTCGTAATAAACGCTTTAATGCTCGTACCCGGTTGGATTTATTTTATCGTTCCTCTGTATTTTTGTTGGATCACGATACCGAACATGTTTGGCGGATTCAGAACGCAGAACGATTTGATGTTTACCACGATGATGCCCGTATCCAAAAAAGACATCGTGAAAGCAAGGGTGACCGTTATTGTCATCATGGAATTATTGTACCTTGTCATTGCAATGATCTATGGGATGATTACGCTTCGCTTGTACCCGCATCTGACCTACTATTTCTACGCACCGCACATGGGTTTCTGGGGATTATGTTTTGTCATGATCGCGATCTTCAATATCGTATTTATATCGATGTATTACAAGACAGCGTATAAGTATGGCGGGGCCACGGCCACATCCATTACGGCCGCTATGCTGTTTGCTGGAGTTGCCCAATGGGTCGGAATCCAGAGTCCGCAAGTGTACGACATCTTCAATGGTTCTGGGGCTGACAGTACGGTGCTTCAACTATCCATTCTGATCGCAGGCATTGTGGTATTTATTGCATTCACCATGATAGCCTATCGGATTGCGGTGAAACGATTCCTAAAAGTGGAGATATTATGA
- a CDS encoding GntR family transcriptional regulator, translating into MNVLISNTSEKPIYQQLFEQISAQILKGELESGYCLPPIRQAALELGVSVITVKKAWEELERSGLINTVTGKGCFVAEFSSEEMLRIRNDMILKQMANDTLYYKSFGLTLDEVMELLKKIY; encoded by the coding sequence ATGAACGTATTGATCTCGAACACATCTGAAAAACCGATTTATCAGCAGCTTTTCGAACAAATTAGCGCTCAAATTCTGAAAGGCGAGTTAGAAAGCGGCTATTGTCTACCGCCCATTCGACAAGCTGCCCTGGAGCTTGGGGTTAGTGTCATCACGGTTAAGAAAGCTTGGGAAGAGCTCGAACGAAGTGGGTTAATCAATACCGTTACAGGCAAAGGGTGTTTTGTAGCCGAATTCTCATCAGAGGAAATGCTGCGAATACGCAACGACATGATCCTGAAGCAAATGGCAAACGACACATTATACTACAAATCTTTTGGCCTCACCCTCGACGAAGTGATGGAGCTGCTGAAAAAGATTTATTAA
- a CDS encoding response regulator transcription factor → MKILLVEDDKTIASGLEYSLQQDGYWAVLCHDVASAKKVLTEDIDQFALCLFDLQLPDGSGYELCKMVKERRDIPVIFLTVIDDEVNVVMGLDMGADDYITKPFRVRELLSRIKSVLRRYQKPSQVRSIIDIDHVRINTLEGKVHKNGTEISLTALEYRLLLIFGSHIGQVLTRNQLLEQIWDVAGDFVNDNTLTVYIKRLREKLEDDPGHPTLIKTVRGLGYKVGD, encoded by the coding sequence ATGAAAATTTTATTAGTCGAGGATGATAAGACAATCGCGTCGGGACTGGAATATTCGCTGCAGCAAGATGGTTATTGGGCCGTTCTCTGCCATGATGTCGCCTCAGCCAAAAAGGTGCTCACTGAGGACATCGATCAGTTTGCTTTATGCTTGTTCGATTTACAGCTTCCGGATGGAAGCGGCTATGAATTGTGCAAGATGGTGAAGGAGCGGCGGGACATTCCGGTCATCTTCTTAACGGTGATCGACGATGAGGTCAATGTCGTGATGGGGCTCGACATGGGAGCCGACGATTACATTACCAAACCTTTTCGAGTTCGCGAGCTGCTGTCCCGAATCAAGTCCGTCTTGCGGAGATACCAGAAGCCATCCCAAGTCAGATCGATCATCGACATCGACCATGTCCGAATCAATACGCTGGAAGGCAAAGTGCATAAGAACGGCACCGAAATTTCGCTCACCGCCTTGGAATATCGCTTATTGCTGATCTTCGGCAGTCACATTGGACAGGTTCTCACAAGGAATCAGCTTTTAGAGCAAATCTGGGACGTGGCTGGCGACTTCGTGAACGATAATACGTTAACGGTGTATATCAAAAGGCTGAGGGAAAAGCTAGAGGATGATCCAGGGCATCCGACATTGATCAAAACAGTACGCGGTTTAGGCTATAAGGTTGGTGATTAA